In Strigops habroptila isolate Jane chromosome 2, bStrHab1.2.pri, whole genome shotgun sequence, one genomic interval encodes:
- the SOWAHC gene encoding ankyrin repeat domain-containing protein SOWAHC, which yields MAELRQESVVRFLAERGGRARNAELLEHFRDWLSPTEPGRRAAARQRFKELVNAVATVRQEPVTGVKYVHLRRRYCAPEAPAGTLTPGEKEAAAVGDRAERPSLPPSPQASAEEAPPPPGEDAGSRPQPAGRRGEAPRPNPAAAGGQRKGSRRGPPPGRGGGGGGGGEETAVAAGPGRPPPTEEPGAAEGPGAAEGPPGAAAQSGGRRSLREAARGGSPQLKRGALPGGGRSRGGDSDSASVASSSAEEEGSTTGAVALDPLEHAWMLSASDGRWESLEGLLSCEPALLCKRDFITGFTVLHWAAKHGRQELLATLVNFAQRHQLPVDINARTSGGHTALHIAAMHGHAEVVKLLVGAYDADVDIRDYSGRKAAQYLHQGTSGDMRSLVGALEEEEEEEGAAGNGSGRWRLSKVLPSNLMSYRLSHHHHHHSAGEEAEGTEGAAVPGKGKEMTRKASGSGRMKPRLNKIRFRTQIIHNTPSFRGDTEEEEHEEKSLKASFKLRPKSNVFG from the coding sequence ATGGCGGAGCTGCGGCAGGAGTCGGTGGTGCGGTTCCtggcggagcggggcgggcgggcgcgcAACgcggagctgctggagcattTCCGGGACTGGCTCAGCCCCACCGAGCCcggccgccgcgccgccgcccgccaGCGCTTCAAGGAGTTGGTCAACGCCGTGGCCACCGTGCGACAGGAGCCCGTCACTGGCGTCAAGTACGTGCACCTCCGCCGACGGTACTGCGCCCCGGAGGCCCCCGCCGGCACCTTGACCCCCGGGGAGAaggaggcggcggcggtggGGGACAGAGCGGAGCGGCCGAGCCTGCCGCCCTCCCCGCAGGCCAGCGCTGAGgaggcgccgccgccgccaggcGAGGATGCTGGCAGCCGCCCTCAGcccgcggggcggcggggcgaAGCGCCCCGGCCGAACCCGGCGGCGGCTGGAGGCCAACGGAAGGGTTCGCGGCGGGGGCCGCCGCCCGGGCGCggcggaggaggaggcggcggcggcgaggaGACCGCGGTAGCGGCGGGCCCGGGGCGGCCTCCGCCGACGGAGGAGCCTGGGGCAGCGGAGGGCCCCGGGGCAGCGGAGGGCCCCCCCGGGGCGGCAGCACAGAGCGGTGGCCGCCGGAGCCTGCGGGAGGCGGCGCGGGGCGGTTCTCCCCAGCTGAAGCGCGGAGCCCTCCCCGGGGGGGGCCGCAGCCGCGGCGGCGACTCGGACAGCGCCTCGGTGGCCTCGTCGTCCGCCGAGGAGGAGGGGAGCACCACCGGCGCCGTGGCCCTGGATCCCCTGGAGCACGCCTGGATGCTGTCGGCCTCGGACGGGCGGTGGGAGAGCCTGGAGGGGCTGCTAAGCTGCGAGCCGGCGCTGCTCTGCAAGCGGGACTTTATCACCGGCTTCACGGTGCTGCACTGGGCCGCCAAGCACGGGcggcaggagctgctggccaCGCTGGTCAACTTCGCCCAGCGGCACCAGCTGCCTGTGGACATCAACGCCCGCACCAGCGGCGGGCACACCGCGCTGCACATAGCCGCCATGCACGGCCACGCAGAAGTGGTGAAGCTGCTGGTAGGAGCCTACGACGCCGATGTGGACATCCGCGACTACAGCGGGCGCAAGGCCGCCCAGTACCTGCACCAGGGCACCTCGGGGGATATGCGGAGCCTCGTGGGTgccctggaggaggaggaggaagaggaaggtgctGCTGGCAATGGGAGCGGGCGCTGGAGGCTCTCCAAGGTGTTGCCCTCCAATCTCATGAGCTACCGGCTCTcgcaccaccaccaccatcacagcGCTGGGGAAGAAGCTGAGGGCACTGAAGGGGCAGCGGTGCCAGGCAAGGGCAAGGAGATGACCAGGAAAGCCTCCGGCAGCGGGCGGATGAAGCCTAGGCTTAACAAGATCCGCTTCAGGACTCAGATCATCCACAACACTCCCTCCTTTCGCGGTGAcactgaggaggaagagcatgAGGAGAAATCCCTGAAAGCGTCATTCAAGCTCAGGCCAAAGTCCAATGTCTTTGGATAA